A single window of Archangium gephyra DNA harbors:
- a CDS encoding alpha/beta fold hydrolase, which produces MKPPLPSLTDSLGRWEHGLMAGDADTYSGQVASRWTRVDGRRVHVRVSTQPLPPEALTVVLVHGLVVSSRYMVPTLLRLAPGCRVLAPDLPGFGRSDPPARPPESMSDLADALAEWMEAAGLERAVFLGNSLGCQTLADFAARYPERTEGLVLQGPTMDAEARTVRQQVGRWLTNSLRERSAQMPLLVHDYWEAGLQRFRDSFRMALKDRIEDKLPRIHAPTLVVRGSRDPIVPRRWAERVTELLPRGRLAEIPGGTHTLNFAAPLELVRVVEPFLRELRAGAERTLHA; this is translated from the coding sequence ATGAAGCCCCCCCTCCCCTCGCTCACGGACTCCCTCGGGCGATGGGAGCACGGCCTCATGGCCGGGGACGCGGACACGTACTCGGGCCAGGTGGCCAGCCGGTGGACACGCGTGGACGGACGGCGCGTGCACGTGCGCGTCTCCACGCAGCCACTGCCCCCCGAGGCCCTCACGGTGGTGCTGGTGCACGGGCTGGTGGTCTCCAGCCGCTACATGGTGCCCACCCTGCTGAGGCTCGCGCCTGGCTGCCGGGTGCTCGCGCCGGACCTGCCGGGCTTCGGCCGGAGTGACCCGCCCGCTCGGCCTCCCGAGAGCATGTCCGACCTCGCCGACGCGCTGGCGGAGTGGATGGAGGCGGCGGGACTGGAGCGGGCCGTCTTCCTGGGCAACTCACTGGGGTGCCAGACACTGGCCGACTTCGCGGCGCGCTACCCCGAGCGCACCGAGGGCCTGGTGCTGCAGGGGCCCACGATGGATGCCGAGGCCCGCACCGTGCGGCAGCAGGTGGGACGCTGGTTGACCAACTCGTTGAGGGAGCGCTCCGCGCAGATGCCCCTGCTGGTGCATGACTACTGGGAGGCGGGCCTCCAGCGCTTCCGCGACAGCTTCCGGATGGCCCTGAAGGACCGCATCGAGGACAAGCTGCCCCGGATTCACGCGCCCACGCTGGTGGTCCGCGGGAGCAGGGATCCCATCGTCCCGCGGCGCTGGGCCGAGCGGGTGACGGAGCTGCTGCCACGAGGCCGGCTGGCGGAGATTCCCGGGGGAACGCACACGTTGAACTTCGCCGCGCCGCTCGAGCTCGTCCGGGTGGTCGAGCCCTTCCTGCGCGAGCTCCGGGCTGGCGCCGAGAGGACCCTGCACGCATGA
- a CDS encoding SDR family oxidoreductase, whose protein sequence is MAKVRDAVVVITGASSGIGRETALAFARKGATVVLAARRAQPLREAAGQCEQLAGQALAVPTDVTDEESVRDLARAAIERFGRLDVWVNNAAVTLFGRFEETPPIDWRRVLETNLFGYVHGARAALPYFREQGHGVLINNLTGYAKMGAPYLSAYISSKFALRGLTECLRQELVGDGIEVCAVLPASIDTPIFQHAANYTGRAVKPLRPVIPAHAVARAIVQCARRPRPEVVVGRAGFPLQLLHALSRPLYDRVIQRVIESEHFQERSAAPSDGNLWRPLAGGTGVSGGWTGHEGKPVRSRALLGTGAVALALGLGWLGLREAREHA, encoded by the coding sequence ATGGCGAAGGTGCGGGACGCAGTGGTGGTCATCACCGGAGCCTCGAGCGGCATCGGGCGCGAGACGGCGCTGGCCTTCGCGCGGAAGGGCGCCACGGTGGTGCTGGCCGCCCGGCGCGCACAGCCCCTGCGCGAGGCCGCCGGACAGTGCGAGCAGCTCGCGGGACAGGCGCTCGCGGTACCCACGGACGTCACCGACGAGGAGTCGGTGCGGGACCTGGCGCGCGCCGCCATCGAGCGCTTCGGCCGCCTCGACGTCTGGGTGAACAACGCCGCCGTCACGCTCTTCGGACGCTTCGAGGAGACGCCGCCCATCGACTGGCGCCGCGTCCTGGAGACGAACCTCTTCGGCTACGTCCACGGCGCGCGCGCGGCCCTCCCCTACTTCCGGGAGCAGGGCCATGGGGTGCTCATCAACAACCTCACCGGCTACGCGAAGATGGGCGCGCCCTACCTGAGCGCCTACATCTCCAGCAAGTTCGCCCTGCGCGGGCTGACGGAGTGTCTGCGCCAGGAGCTGGTGGGGGATGGCATCGAGGTGTGCGCGGTGCTGCCCGCCTCCATCGACACGCCCATCTTCCAGCACGCGGCCAACTACACCGGGCGGGCGGTGAAGCCCCTGCGCCCCGTCATCCCCGCGCACGCGGTGGCCCGGGCCATCGTCCAGTGCGCCCGGCGCCCCCGGCCCGAGGTGGTGGTGGGACGCGCGGGCTTCCCGCTCCAGCTGCTGCACGCGCTGTCGCGTCCCCTCTACGACCGCGTCATCCAGCGCGTCATCGAGAGCGAGCACTTCCAGGAGCGCTCCGCCGCGCCGTCCGACGGCAACCTCTGGCGGCCCCTGGCCGGGGGCACCGGCGTGAGCGGCGGGTGGACGGGCCACGAGGGCAAGCCGGTGCGCTCGCGGGCCCTGCTCGGCACGGGCGCGGTGGCCCTGGCCCTGGGACTCGGGTGGCTGGGCCTGCGCGAGGCGAGGGAGCACGCATGA